From one Candidatus Cetobacterium colombiensis genomic stretch:
- the priA gene encoding replication restart helicase PriA yields the protein MKYYSVYIEKTNDFYTYASDEENLSVGDRVLVSFRNKDKVGLIIKEEKDQTYEFKVLKIKKILHEEVSFSKSFINLLLWIKDYYMSPFDQVFSTAVPAGVKIKFEDIYRPKNLKDVLIKDDVLNYFFQKSRVRKKTLVDKFSKIIVQKYLNEGFLKNEDGWYTLENIETLNNQEIIKYFEEKQEVAKLTLEKKFDKKNIEKHLKNGTLIYERRIKSFNEENFKVEVEKEKLKEDTKLNPEQEAIKIGIEESNKRHFLIRGVTGSGKTEIYIHLIKRALEKGNGSIFLVPEISLTPQMVKRFKKEFGEGVAILHSRLSPSDRAKEWYSIYTGDKKVVLGVRSAIFAPVKNLEYIIVDEEHENSYKQDTTPRYNAKYVAIKKAELENAKVVLGSATPSIESYYYGKKGIFQLFEINHRYKDAKLPEIEIVDMKEEKDSFFSEKLLDEIRGALLRKEQIILLLNRKGYSTLVQCQDCGHMEECEHCSIKLNYYASNGTLKCNYCGISKRFLGVCSKCGSKNIVFSGRGVERVEEELRKRFPVNIIRVDGDVSKEKNFYENMYNDFLGGKYDIMIGTQMISRGLHFPNVTLVGVINADTIMSIPDFRSGERTYQMITQVAGRAGRGEKKGKVVIQTYQPENYIIEKIQENSYENFYEKEIEKREILNYPPFSKIINIGISSSEEKGLEEYCHVVFKEIVREDIELYGPMKSLVYKVKGRYRCNIFIKGDRNRINSYKKYLEEKLKKIENKKYRIVVDVDPINLI from the coding sequence ATGAAGTATTATAGTGTCTATATTGAAAAGACAAATGATTTCTATACTTATGCCAGTGACGAAGAAAATTTAAGTGTTGGAGATAGAGTCTTAGTAAGCTTTAGAAATAAAGATAAGGTTGGACTAATAATAAAAGAAGAAAAGGATCAAACTTACGAGTTTAAAGTTTTAAAAATAAAAAAGATATTGCATGAAGAAGTTAGTTTTTCAAAATCATTTATAAATCTTTTACTTTGGATAAAAGATTATTATATGAGTCCATTTGACCAGGTGTTTTCAACAGCTGTGCCAGCAGGAGTAAAAATAAAATTTGAAGATATTTATAGACCTAAAAATTTAAAAGATGTTTTGATAAAAGATGATGTTTTGAATTATTTTTTTCAAAAAAGTAGAGTCAGAAAAAAAACGTTGGTAGATAAATTTTCAAAAATTATAGTTCAGAAATATTTAAATGAAGGTTTCTTAAAAAATGAAGATGGATGGTATACGTTAGAAAATATAGAAACTTTAAATAATCAAGAGATAATAAAATATTTCGAAGAAAAACAAGAAGTAGCTAAATTAACTTTAGAAAAAAAGTTTGATAAAAAGAATATAGAAAAACATTTAAAAAATGGAACTTTGATTTATGAGAGACGAATAAAAAGCTTCAATGAAGAAAATTTTAAAGTGGAAGTTGAAAAAGAGAAATTAAAAGAAGATACTAAATTAAATCCAGAACAAGAAGCTATAAAAATAGGGATAGAAGAATCTAATAAAAGGCACTTTTTAATAAGAGGAGTGACAGGATCTGGAAAAACAGAAATATATATTCATCTAATAAAAAGAGCTTTAGAAAAAGGAAATGGTTCAATATTTTTAGTGCCTGAAATTTCTTTAACTCCTCAAATGGTTAAAAGATTTAAAAAAGAATTTGGAGAGGGAGTTGCAATTTTACATAGTAGACTTTCACCTTCTGATAGAGCTAAAGAGTGGTATAGCATATACACTGGTGATAAAAAAGTAGTTTTAGGAGTTCGATCAGCAATATTTGCTCCAGTTAAAAATTTGGAATATATAATAGTTGATGAAGAACATGAAAATAGTTATAAGCAAGATACAACGCCAAGGTATAATGCAAAATATGTTGCAATAAAAAAAGCAGAATTAGAAAATGCAAAAGTAGTTTTAGGATCAGCTACACCATCAATAGAAAGTTATTACTATGGAAAAAAAGGGATTTTTCAACTTTTTGAAATCAATCATAGATATAAAGATGCAAAATTACCTGAAATTGAAATTGTTGATATGAAAGAAGAAAAAGATAGTTTTTTTAGTGAAAAGCTATTAGATGAGATTAGAGGAGCACTTTTACGAAAAGAACAAATAATTCTTTTGTTAAATAGAAAAGGATATTCAACTTTAGTTCAATGTCAAGATTGTGGTCATATGGAGGAGTGTGAGCACTGTTCTATAAAATTAAATTATTATGCAAGCAACGGGACATTAAAATGTAACTACTGTGGAATATCTAAAAGATTTTTAGGAGTTTGTTCAAAGTGTGGTAGTAAAAATATAGTTTTTAGTGGTAGAGGAGTTGAAAGAGTAGAAGAGGAACTTAGAAAGAGATTCCCAGTAAATATAATAAGAGTAGATGGTGATGTTTCTAAAGAAAAGAACTTTTATGAAAATATGTACAATGACTTTCTAGGTGGAAAATATGATATTATGATAGGAACTCAGATGATTTCAAGAGGGTTGCATTTTCCAAACGTAACGTTAGTAGGAGTAATAAATGCAGATACTATTATGAGTATTCCAGATTTTAGATCTGGAGAGAGAACCTATCAAATGATAACTCAGGTAGCTGGAAGAGCTGGAAGAGGTGAGAAAAAAGGAAAAGTTGTTATTCAAACATATCAACCAGAAAATTATATAATAGAAAAAATACAAGAGAATAGTTATGAGAATTTTTATGAAAAGGAAATAGAAAAAAGAGAAATTCTTAATTATCCACCTTTTTCAAAAATAATCAATATAGGAATATCTTCTAGTGAAGAAAAAGGATTGGAAGAATATTGTCATGTTGTATTTAAAGAAATTGTCAGAGAAGATATAGAGTTATATGGACCAATGAAATCATTAGTCTATAAAGTTAAAGGTCGTTATAGATGTAATATATTTATAAAAGGAGATCGAAATAGAATAAATAGTTATAAAAAATACTTAGAAGAAAAACTAAAAAAAATAGAGAATAAAAAATATAGAATTGTTGTTGATGTGGACCCTATTAATTTAATATGA
- the def gene encoding peptide deformylase → MVYDIKIYGNDSLRTVAEPVAEITPEILEILDNMVETMHEANGVGLAAPQVGISKRMFVIDIGDGIVRKVINPELLELSDVVENIDEGCLSVPGVYKPVKRSVTVKIKYTNEKGEEVVEEGTELLGRAFQHEYDHLEAILFVDKISPVAKRMVSKKLQLLKKEAGKN, encoded by the coding sequence ATGGTATATGATATAAAAATATATGGAAATGATTCTTTAAGAACTGTCGCTGAGCCAGTGGCTGAAATAACACCAGAAATACTTGAAATTTTAGATAATATGGTAGAAACAATGCATGAAGCTAATGGAGTTGGACTTGCTGCTCCTCAAGTAGGAATAAGTAAAAGAATGTTTGTAATTGATATAGGTGATGGAATAGTAAGAAAAGTTATAAATCCAGAATTACTTGAGTTATCAGATGTGGTTGAAAATATAGATGAAGGATGTTTAAGCGTGCCAGGAGTATATAAACCAGTTAAAAGATCTGTAACAGTAAAAATAAAATATACAAATGAAAAAGGTGAAGAGGTTGTAGAAGAGGGAACAGAACTTTTAGGAAGAGCTTTCCAGCATGAATATGATCACTTAGAAGCAATTTTATTTGTAGATAAAATTTCACCTGTTGCTAAAAGAATGGTTTCAAAAAAATTACAACTTCTAAAAAAAGAGGCAGGTAAAAATTAA
- a CDS encoding septum formation initiator family protein: protein MKNLLWIVPLVIHFAFLGQNIFRSFVKIDKLKIEQEIKAKQKKDIENLIVKYDEMIENINDQYYREKVARNQLQMVLPGEQIYRLIETK, encoded by the coding sequence ATGAAAAATTTACTTTGGATAGTTCCATTAGTAATACATTTTGCATTTTTAGGCCAGAATATATTTAGATCATTTGTTAAGATAGATAAATTGAAAATAGAACAAGAGATAAAAGCTAAACAAAAAAAAGATATAGAAAATTTAATTGTTAAATATGACGAAATGATTGAAAATATCAATGATCAATATTATAGAGAAAAAGTAGCTAGGAATCAACTCCAAATGGTTTTACCAGGAGAACAAATTTATAGACTAATCGAAACAAAGTAG
- the glpX gene encoding class II fructose-bisphosphatase: MKRELALEFARVTEAAALAAYKWVGRGDKEAADQAAVDAMRTVLNGIKIQGEIVIGEGEIDEAPMLYIGEKVGLESVDKDRYSQVDIAVDPVEGTRMTAQGQANAIAVLAVGNKGSFLKAPDMYMEKLIVGPEAKGVIDLSKPLMENIDNICKALKKPLNELTVVILDKPRHKTIIKDLQDLNVKVYALPDGDVAGSILTSVVDSDVDVLYGIGGAPEGVISAAVIKALGGDMQARLKLRSEVKGVSLENDKISAYEKARCEEMGLRVGDVLKMDDLVKDDEVIFSATGITSGDLLEGVKRKGNIARTQTLVIRGKSKTVRYINAVHNLDYKPEDIMELVK; this comes from the coding sequence ATGAAAAGAGAATTAGCGTTAGAGTTCGCTAGAGTTACTGAAGCGGCAGCATTAGCAGCTTACAAATGGGTAGGTAGAGGAGATAAGGAAGCTGCAGATCAAGCAGCAGTAGATGCTATGAGAACTGTGCTAAATGGAATAAAAATTCAAGGGGAAATTGTAATTGGAGAGGGAGAGATTGACGAAGCTCCAATGCTTTACATCGGAGAAAAAGTAGGACTAGAATCAGTTGACAAGGATAGATATTCACAAGTTGATATAGCTGTAGATCCAGTTGAAGGAACAAGAATGACCGCTCAAGGGCAAGCAAATGCAATTGCAGTTTTAGCTGTAGGAAATAAAGGAAGTTTTTTAAAAGCTCCAGATATGTATATGGAAAAATTAATAGTAGGTCCAGAGGCTAAAGGGGTTATAGATTTATCAAAACCTTTAATGGAAAATATAGATAACATATGTAAAGCTTTAAAAAAACCATTAAATGAGTTAACGGTAGTTATTTTAGATAAACCTAGACATAAAACAATAATAAAAGATTTACAAGATTTAAATGTAAAAGTATATGCATTACCAGATGGAGATGTAGCGGGATCTATATTAACCTCTGTTGTAGATTCAGATGTTGATGTTCTTTATGGTATTGGTGGAGCACCAGAAGGAGTTATTTCAGCTGCTGTAATTAAAGCTTTAGGTGGAGACATGCAAGCTAGATTAAAGTTAAGAAGTGAAGTAAAGGGAGTTTCTCTTGAAAATGATAAAATATCAGCTTATGAAAAAGCAAGATGTGAAGAGATGGGACTTAGAGTTGGAGACGTTTTAAAGATGGATGATCTTGTAAAAGATGACGAAGTTATTTTCTCAGCAACAGGAATAACAAGTGGAGATCTTTTAGAAGGTGTTAAGAGAAAGGGTAACATAGCTAGAACACAAACTTTAGTAATAAGAGGTAAAAGTAAAACAGTTAGATATATAAATGCAGTTCATAATTTAGATTATAAACCTGAAGATATAATGGAGTTAGTAAAATAA